From a region of the Pseudoxanthomonas sp. X-1 genome:
- a CDS encoding DUF3147 family protein: protein MPWLIAKYAVTALIVVVVSEAAKRSDRLGGLLAALPLVTLLALVWLQMERQPAEKIAHHAWYTFWYVVPTLPMFFAFPWLLPRLGFWWTLGASAALTVVCFWLFALALRPFGIQLLP, encoded by the coding sequence ATGCCCTGGCTCATCGCCAAATACGCCGTCACCGCGCTGATCGTCGTGGTCGTGTCCGAGGCGGCCAAGCGCAGCGACCGGCTCGGCGGCCTGCTCGCCGCGCTGCCGCTGGTCACCCTGCTGGCCCTGGTCTGGCTGCAGATGGAACGGCAGCCGGCGGAGAAGATCGCCCACCATGCCTGGTACACCTTCTGGTACGTGGTGCCGACACTGCCGATGTTCTTCGCCTTCCCCTGGCTGCTGCCGCGGCTGGGCTTCTGGTGGACGCTGGGCGCCAGCGCGGCATTGACCGTGGTGTGCTTCTGGCTGTTCGCGTTGGCGCTGCGGCCGTTCGGCATCCAGCTGCTGCCGTAA